The proteins below come from a single Polymorphobacter fuscus genomic window:
- a CDS encoding M1 family metallopeptidase, protein MRLFALSVLLASTAALAEGIPLGKLPAGVAPTAYRLDLTVDPAQPTYSGHTEIDADVAAPTSRIYLHGLGLKVASATATAGGRTVAARYSEVDPSGVAQLDFAAPLPAGKVTLKFDYTTGFRTGAEGLFRAKVGEDWYAWTQMEPLDARRMFPGFDEPGFKTPFTVTVTAPSAVKAVANAPETGTSPKGAMTVHRFAPTKPLPTYLVAIGVGPFDIAGATIPANAVRKTPLDFRVIATKGQAPRMATTLTETPKIIAILEDYFQSPYPYEKLDFIASPVQGGAMENAGLILYQDTLILLDPAAPPSQLRRFGVVVAHESAHQWFGDLVTPTWWTDIWLNESFAEWMGNKASNRWRPDLGIAAGELDEAFSAMNTDSLGRGRPIRQTIDRNDQVISAFDSITYLKGAQTVSMFEAFVGPENFRKGVQLHLDRYAYKNATAEDFFASVGEAAGNPDLVPALRTFTDQTGVPLITVADTPKAITLAQSRYVPLGVATDKMARLWSIPVTLSRGEGRAATLLTTPTATLPPLIGTTPALMPNADGAGYYRFSLDQAGWDRLIAAAPTLPGRDAMAFADSLWADFAAGRADFATVMRAAEALAGNPERLAAVLLGNKLYGLRATMLTPAEIPAYRRIMARLYTPRLTTIGFDPAVAMAPGESAETAALRESLLPLVALEARDPAVRKQLVTAVDALLAGNPAALAPAFRSTGLAVAVQDGGRGFIDRLWPVLVKSADPLFRTQASRALGRVEDAATIAHVQQLAMGDDLQSLERTGVLSSLAANPAARDATVAFVSKNFTRVVESFPGFARAGIIGFYNGYCTPADVDRVEALVRPNLAILGGGDLELSQTKERIGQCVALKAARGSQIAAVLAKY, encoded by the coding sequence ATGCGTCTGTTCGCGCTGTCCGTGTTGCTCGCCTCCACCGCCGCGCTTGCCGAAGGCATTCCGCTCGGCAAGCTGCCTGCTGGGGTCGCCCCCACGGCGTATCGGCTCGACCTGACCGTCGACCCCGCCCAGCCGACCTATAGCGGCCATACCGAGATCGACGCCGACGTCGCCGCGCCGACCAGCCGAATCTATCTCCACGGGCTCGGGCTGAAGGTCGCCAGCGCCACCGCCACTGCCGGCGGCAGGACGGTTGCGGCCCGATACAGCGAAGTCGACCCCTCCGGCGTCGCGCAGCTCGACTTTGCCGCGCCGCTGCCCGCCGGCAAGGTCACGCTGAAATTCGACTATACCACCGGCTTTCGCACCGGCGCCGAAGGCCTGTTCCGCGCCAAGGTCGGCGAGGACTGGTACGCCTGGACCCAGATGGAACCGCTCGACGCCCGGCGCATGTTTCCCGGCTTCGACGAACCGGGGTTCAAGACGCCGTTCACCGTCACCGTGACCGCACCGTCGGCGGTCAAGGCCGTTGCCAACGCGCCCGAAACCGGCACATCGCCCAAGGGCGCGATGACCGTGCACCGCTTTGCGCCGACCAAGCCGCTGCCGACCTATCTCGTCGCCATCGGCGTCGGGCCGTTCGACATCGCCGGCGCCACCATCCCTGCCAATGCGGTGCGCAAGACCCCGCTCGATTTCCGCGTCATCGCCACCAAGGGCCAGGCGCCACGAATGGCGACCACACTGACCGAAACCCCCAAGATCATCGCCATCCTCGAAGACTATTTCCAAAGCCCCTACCCGTATGAAAAGCTCGATTTCATCGCCTCGCCGGTCCAGGGCGGCGCCATGGAGAATGCCGGGCTGATCCTTTACCAGGACACGCTGATCCTGCTCGATCCTGCGGCACCGCCCAGCCAGTTGCGCCGCTTCGGCGTCGTCGTGGCGCATGAATCGGCGCATCAATGGTTCGGGGATCTGGTGACGCCGACGTGGTGGACCGATATCTGGCTCAACGAGAGCTTCGCCGAGTGGATGGGCAACAAGGCCAGCAACCGCTGGCGTCCCGACCTCGGCATCGCCGCCGGCGAGCTCGACGAAGCCTTTTCCGCGATGAACACCGATTCGCTCGGCCGCGGCCGGCCGATCCGCCAGACCATCGATCGCAACGACCAGGTCATCAGCGCCTTCGATTCGATCACCTACCTCAAGGGTGCGCAGACGGTTTCGATGTTCGAGGCCTTTGTCGGGCCGGAAAACTTCCGCAAGGGCGTCCAGCTCCACCTCGATCGCTATGCCTACAAGAATGCGACCGCCGAGGATTTCTTTGCCTCGGTCGGCGAGGCGGCAGGCAACCCCGATCTGGTGCCGGCGCTGCGCACCTTCACCGACCAGACGGGCGTGCCGCTGATCACCGTGGCCGATACACCGAAGGCCATCACCCTTGCCCAGTCACGCTATGTGCCGCTCGGCGTGGCGACCGACAAGATGGCACGGCTCTGGTCGATCCCGGTGACGCTGTCGCGCGGCGAAGGCCGGGCGGCGACGCTGCTGACGACACCGACCGCGACACTGCCGCCGCTGATCGGCACCACCCCGGCGCTGATGCCCAACGCCGATGGCGCCGGCTATTACCGGTTCAGCCTCGACCAGGCCGGCTGGGACAGGCTGATCGCGGCGGCGCCGACCTTGCCCGGCCGCGACGCCATGGCCTTCGCCGACAGCCTGTGGGCGGACTTTGCCGCCGGCCGCGCCGATTTCGCCACCGTCATGCGCGCCGCCGAAGCGCTCGCCGGCAATCCGGAACGGCTGGCGGCCGTGCTGCTCGGCAACAAGCTGTACGGGCTGCGCGCGACCATGCTGACGCCTGCGGAAATTCCCGCCTACCGGCGCATCATGGCTCGGCTCTACACGCCGCGCCTCACCACCATCGGGTTCGACCCGGCGGTGGCGATGGCGCCGGGCGAAAGCGCCGAAACCGCGGCGCTGCGCGAATCGTTGCTGCCGCTGGTGGCGCTCGAAGCGCGCGACCCGGCGGTGCGCAAGCAACTCGTCACTGCGGTCGATGCCCTGCTGGCGGGAAACCCCGCAGCGCTTGCCCCGGCGTTCCGCAGCACCGGCCTTGCGGTGGCGGTGCAGGACGGCGGCCGCGGCTTCATCGACCGGCTGTGGCCGGTGCTGGTCAAGTCCGCCGATCCGCTGTTCCGGACCCAGGCGTCGCGGGCACTGGGCCGCGTAGAGGATGCAGCGACCATCGCCCATGTCCAGCAACTGGCGATGGGCGACGACCTGCAGAGTCTGGAACGGACCGGAGTCCTGTCGAGCCTTGCTGCCAATCCGGCAGCGCGCGACGCCACCGTGGCCTTTGTGTCGAAGAACTTCACCCGCGTCGTCGAAAGCTTCCCAGGCTTTGCGCGTGCCGGCATCATCGGCTTCTACAACGGCTATTGCACCCCGGCCGATGTCGATCGTGTCGAGGCGCTGGTGCGCCCGAACCTCGCCATCCTGGGCGGCGGCGACCTCGAATTGTCGCAGACCAAGGAGCGGATCGGCCAATGCGTGGCGCTGAAGGCCGCGCGCGGCAGCCAGATCGCCGCCGTCCTGGCGAAATACTAG
- a CDS encoding alpha/beta hydrolase family protein: protein MHRILTLALLLAAPASARPPSLVPADAPELAAPGPSPVGTRELRFPAGPGRDLGITLFYPAAAPGAPTSYPHRFENPPAGIPAELVFEGIATTDAAPAPGPRLPTILLSHGLGRWSTAMSGMAENLASKGYFVASIDHDDRGAMNPGTRLQAFATSVVRRSQDQRAALAWLKGKSNPLATLVDPANVAVIGYSMGGFGALATGGAGHARSGTVMSQVPAAAMASVLEPAAPAPGVRAVVLIAPWGGAAATRSFTPAGLSGLTLPSLWIMGDQDDVAGADGIRWLHDNAVRSDRRLLVFANARHNLGGNPPPASAPDTQRLRDAIDEPVWRKDMADAIIFRSLTAFLDLTLKGDASRTAWLDAAADGSLKGFAPRWQLGLTATHTPPSPAPTKP from the coding sequence ATGCACCGCATCTTGACCCTCGCCCTCCTCCTTGCCGCCCCTGCCTCCGCCCGCCCGCCCAGCCTGGTGCCGGCCGATGCGCCGGAACTTGCGGCGCCCGGCCCAAGCCCCGTCGGCACCCGCGAGCTGCGCTTTCCCGCCGGCCCCGGCCGCGACCTCGGCATTACCCTTTTCTACCCTGCCGCGGCCCCTGGCGCCCCCACCAGCTACCCCCACCGCTTCGAAAATCCCCCCGCCGGCATCCCCGCCGAGCTTGTCTTCGAAGGCATCGCCACCACCGATGCGGCGCCCGCGCCGGGCCCGCGCCTGCCGACGATCCTGCTCAGCCACGGCCTTGGTCGCTGGTCGACGGCGATGAGCGGGATGGCGGAAAACCTTGCTTCGAAAGGCTATTTCGTCGCCAGCATCGATCATGACGACCGCGGTGCGATGAACCCCGGCACGCGGCTGCAGGCCTTTGCCACCTCGGTCGTGCGCCGCAGCCAGGACCAGCGGGCAGCGCTCGCCTGGTTGAAGGGAAAGAGCAACCCGCTGGCAACATTGGTCGATCCGGCCAATGTCGCCGTCATCGGCTATTCGATGGGCGGTTTCGGCGCACTCGCGACCGGCGGCGCCGGTCACGCCCGCAGCGGCACGGTGATGAGCCAGGTGCCCGCCGCCGCCATGGCCTCGGTGCTCGAACCCGCGGCGCCGGCGCCCGGGGTGCGTGCGGTCGTGCTGATCGCGCCCTGGGGCGGCGCGGCTGCAACCCGGTCGTTCACGCCCGCCGGCCTGTCGGGGCTGACGCTGCCCAGCCTGTGGATCATGGGCGATCAGGACGATGTTGCGGGCGCCGACGGCATCCGCTGGCTCCACGACAATGCCGTCCGCAGCGACCGCCGCCTGCTGGTCTTTGCCAATGCCCGCCACAACCTCGGCGGCAACCCGCCGCCCGCCAGCGCCCCCGATACCCAGCGGCTGCGCGACGCGATCGACGAGCCGGTGTGGCGCAAGGACATGGCCGACGCGATCATCTTCCGCTCGCTGACGGCGTTCCTCGACCTGACGCTGAAGGGCGATGCTAGCCGCACCGCCTGGCTCGATGCGGCGGCGGACGGCAGCCTGAAGGGCTTTGCGCCGCGCTGGCAATTGGGGCTGACGGCGACGCACACGCCGCCAAGCCCCGCGCCGACCAAGCCCTAG
- a CDS encoding PDZ domain-containing protein yields MTDAGRFWADARLPLAIVVAALVAGLAATSLLAPSRTERAHLPGLTAADGRAGEGLIVTSVQSGSVAAKGGIAVGDRIVGLDGHHVTSRAGAIAALRTHPDPVIDMAVAHNHAIRHVMLQRDGDRS; encoded by the coding sequence ATGACGGATGCAGGCCGGTTCTGGGCCGACGCGCGGTTGCCGCTGGCGATCGTGGTCGCTGCCCTCGTCGCGGGGCTGGCGGCGACGTCGCTGCTGGCCCCGTCGCGCACGGAACGCGCCCATCTGCCCGGCCTGACGGCGGCCGACGGCCGTGCCGGGGAAGGCCTGATCGTCACCAGCGTGCAGAGCGGAAGCGTGGCCGCCAAGGGCGGGATTGCGGTCGGGGATCGCATCGTGGGGCTTGACGGCCACCATGTCACCAGCCGCGCCGGCGCGATCGCCGCGTTGCGCACGCATCCCGACCCGGTGATTGACATGGCTGTCGCCCATAATCATGCCATCCGGCATGTAATGTTGCAGCGGGACGGGGATCGGTCATGA
- a CDS encoding glycosyltransferase: MRIVDISALYSPSGGGIRTYTRLKLAAAERLGHDLTVVVPGAEDSVEQVSDAARLVSIASPRFPLDRNYFYFENDAIIHDALDRYQPDFIEASSPWGSATAVAEWTGTAPRALIMHADPLSAWAYRWFEGVFSRPTIDRGFDWFWRHLRRLDAGFDTVVCASPSLAARLTAGGLHHVETVPMGVESGVFGPQHRDVGLRARLLERCDQPENATLIVGVGRFSPEKCWPLIIAAATAAGVNDPLGLVLVGDGHGRTKILRAVGENPHIALVAPITDRGQMARMLASADLLIHGASAETFGLVAAEARASGLPIIVPAAGGAGDQFVEGQGVTFTAGDAGSAATAIGEAIARLPALTAASRLAARGVPTMDEHFEALFRRYAAIAGARRKAA; encoded by the coding sequence ATGCGAATTGTCGATATTTCAGCACTTTATTCGCCGAGCGGCGGGGGCATCCGCACCTATACCCGCCTCAAGCTGGCAGCCGCCGAACGCCTTGGCCATGACCTGACGGTGGTGGTGCCGGGCGCCGAAGACAGCGTGGAACAGGTCAGCGACGCGGCGCGGCTGGTCAGCATTGCCAGCCCGCGCTTTCCGCTCGACCGCAATTATTTCTATTTCGAGAACGACGCCATCATCCACGACGCGCTCGACCGCTATCAGCCCGACTTCATCGAAGCGTCCTCGCCCTGGGGCAGCGCCACCGCGGTCGCCGAATGGACGGGAACCGCGCCGCGCGCGCTGATCATGCACGCCGACCCGCTGTCGGCCTGGGCCTATCGCTGGTTCGAAGGCGTGTTCAGCCGTCCCACCATCGATCGCGGGTTCGACTGGTTCTGGCGGCACCTGCGCCGCCTCGATGCCGGATTCGACACTGTCGTCTGCGCGTCCCCCAGCCTGGCGGCACGGCTGACCGCCGGCGGGCTGCACCATGTCGAAACCGTGCCGATGGGAGTCGAATCCGGCGTCTTCGGCCCGCAGCACCGCGATGTCGGGCTGCGCGCCCGGCTGCTCGAACGCTGCGACCAGCCCGAAAATGCCACGCTGATCGTCGGCGTCGGACGCTTCTCCCCCGAAAAATGCTGGCCACTGATCATCGCTGCCGCAACGGCGGCGGGGGTCAATGATCCGCTCGGGCTGGTCCTGGTCGGCGATGGCCATGGCCGTACCAAGATCCTGCGCGCCGTCGGCGAAAACCCGCATATCGCGCTCGTCGCGCCGATCACCGACCGGGGCCAGATGGCACGAATGCTGGCCAGCGCCGATCTGCTGATCCATGGCGCGTCGGCCGAAACCTTCGGCCTGGTCGCGGCGGAAGCGCGCGCCTCGGGCCTGCCGATCATCGTGCCGGCCGCCGGCGGGGCAGGGGACCAGTTCGTCGAAGGCCAGGGCGTCACCTTTACCGCCGGCGACGCCGGCAGCGCGGCCACGGCCATCGGGGAAGCCATTGCACGCTTGCCGGCACTGACCGCGGCGAGCCGCCTTGCGGCGCGCGGGGTGCCGACGATGGACGAACATTTCGAAGCGTTGTTCCGCCGCTATGCAGCAATCGCCGGGGCGCGTCGCAAGGCCGCGTGA
- the hslV gene encoding ATP-dependent protease subunit HslV translates to MADFPDWHGTTIVSVRKNGHVTIAGDGQVTMGQTVMKPNARKVRRLGPDGAVIGGFAGATADAFTLFERLEAKLERYPGQLTRAAVELAKDWRTDRYLRRLEAMMIVADKDVTLVLTGTGDVLEPVGGMAAIGSGGNFALAAARALADSDHDAETIARRAMGIAAELCVYTNDQLTVENIGGGETK, encoded by the coding sequence ATGGCAGACTTCCCCGATTGGCACGGCACGACCATCGTGTCGGTGCGCAAGAACGGCCATGTCACCATCGCCGGCGACGGCCAGGTGACGATGGGCCAGACCGTGATGAAACCCAATGCCCGCAAGGTCCGCCGCCTCGGCCCCGATGGCGCCGTCATCGGCGGCTTTGCCGGCGCCACCGCCGACGCCTTCACCCTGTTCGAACGGCTGGAAGCAAAGCTGGAACGCTATCCCGGCCAGTTGACCCGCGCCGCGGTCGAGCTTGCCAAGGACTGGCGGACCGACCGTTACCTGCGCCGGCTGGAAGCGATGATGATCGTTGCCGACAAGGACGTGACACTGGTGCTGACCGGCACCGGTGACGTGCTGGAACCGGTCGGCGGCATGGCGGCGATCGGTTCGGGTGGCAATTTCGCCCTCGCCGCCGCCCGCGCTTTGGCCGATTCGGACCATGATGCCGAAACCATCGCGCGCCGCGCCATGGGCATCGCGGCCGAATTGTGCGTCTATACCAACGACCAGCTGACCGTCGAAAATATCGGCGGCGGAGAGACGAAATGA
- a CDS encoding 1-acyl-sn-glycerol-3-phosphate acyltransferase, with protein MHPPGTLILHDLTTARPRPSRGFGMDVWHWLGRGFLALGGWRIAGDWPDDAKAVVTAGPHTSNWDGIWMIAAAAKWRIRLRYMGKKSLTQGPFGALVRWTGCIPIDRSRSNDVVGTMRAAFAAEAGLILVVPPEGTRDRVLKWKSGFYHIAVGAGVPITFAVMDYAKKTVSLPATLWPSGDYAADLAIIQGFYAEATAKYPENFVLTGN; from the coding sequence ATGCACCCGCCCGGCACCCTCATCCTCCATGACCTGACCACGGCGCGCCCGCGCCCGTCCCGCGGTTTCGGCATGGACGTCTGGCATTGGCTGGGCCGCGGCTTTCTGGCGCTGGGGGGATGGCGCATTGCCGGGGATTGGCCGGACGACGCCAAGGCGGTGGTCACCGCCGGACCGCACACATCGAACTGGGATGGCATCTGGATGATCGCGGCAGCTGCCAAATGGCGGATTCGCCTGCGCTACATGGGCAAGAAGAGCCTGACCCAGGGCCCGTTCGGCGCGCTTGTCCGCTGGACCGGCTGCATCCCGATCGATCGCAGCCGCAGCAACGATGTCGTCGGCACGATGCGCGCCGCCTTTGCCGCGGAAGCGGGGCTGATCCTGGTGGTGCCGCCCGAAGGCACGCGCGACCGGGTGCTGAAGTGGAAATCCGGCTTTTATCACATCGCCGTCGGCGCTGGCGTTCCGATCACCTTTGCCGTGATGGACTATGCCAAAAAGACGGTATCGCTGCCCGCAACCCTTTGGCCCAGCGGCGATTATGCCGCCGACCTGGCGATCATCCAGGGCTTCTATGCCGAGGCTACCGCCAAATATCCGGAAAATTTCGTGCTGACCGGCAACTGA
- the hslU gene encoding ATP-dependent protease ATPase subunit HslU translates to MTPIAAAEAGLTPRAIVAALDRHIVGQGDAKRAVAVALRNRWRRQRLGDDLRDEVSPKNILMIGPTGCGKTEISRRLARLAGAPFLKIEATKFTEVGYVGRDVDSIIRDLVEESIRLVRETRRAGVKEAAESAAEARLLDVLVGKDASEATRLAFRDRFRSGDLKGREVEIEVAETAPSFDMPGMQPGQVGMINLSDMLGKAMGGRTKRRKMRVEAAWEALVAEESDKRLDDEDIAREAVRSAEDNGIVFLDEIDKIAVSDVRGGSVSREGVQRDLLPLIEGTTVATKYGPVKTDHILFIASGAFHVSKPSDLLPELQGRLPIRVELKGLTYEDFKRILTDTEASLVRQYVALLGTEGVTLTLTDDGIDAIARTAEQVNDAVENIGARRLQTVMEKLLEGLSFDASERAGDAVTIDAAYVERELGAIARDTDLSKFIL, encoded by the coding sequence ATGACCCCGATTGCCGCAGCCGAGGCCGGCCTGACCCCGCGCGCCATCGTCGCCGCGCTCGATCGCCACATCGTCGGCCAGGGCGATGCCAAGCGCGCCGTCGCCGTGGCACTGCGCAACCGCTGGCGCCGGCAACGGCTGGGCGATGACCTGCGCGACGAGGTTTCCCCCAAGAACATCCTGATGATCGGGCCCACCGGCTGCGGCAAGACCGAGATCAGCCGGCGGCTGGCACGGCTGGCCGGCGCGCCGTTCCTCAAGATCGAGGCGACCAAGTTCACCGAAGTCGGCTACGTCGGCCGCGACGTCGATTCGATCATCCGCGATCTGGTCGAGGAATCGATCCGGCTGGTCCGCGAAACGCGGCGCGCCGGCGTCAAGGAAGCTGCCGAAAGCGCGGCCGAAGCCCGGTTGCTCGACGTCCTCGTCGGCAAGGATGCCAGCGAGGCAACGCGGCTGGCGTTCCGGGACCGGTTCCGCTCGGGCGACCTCAAGGGCCGCGAAGTCGAGATCGAGGTCGCCGAGACCGCACCGAGCTTCGACATGCCCGGCATGCAGCCCGGCCAGGTCGGCATGATCAACCTGTCGGACATGCTCGGCAAGGCGATGGGCGGCCGGACCAAGCGTCGCAAGATGCGCGTCGAGGCGGCATGGGAAGCTCTTGTCGCCGAGGAATCCGACAAGCGGCTCGATGACGAGGACATCGCGCGGGAGGCGGTGCGCAGCGCCGAGGACAATGGCATCGTCTTTCTCGACGAGATCGACAAGATCGCCGTCAGCGATGTGCGCGGCGGCTCGGTCAGCCGCGAGGGCGTGCAGCGCGACCTGCTGCCGCTGATCGAAGGCACCACGGTTGCGACGAAATATGGCCCGGTGAAGACCGACCATATCCTGTTCATCGCCTCGGGTGCGTTTCACGTGTCCAAGCCAAGCGACCTGCTGCCCGAACTCCAGGGCCGGCTGCCGATCCGCGTCGAGCTGAAGGGCCTGACCTATGAGGATTTCAAGCGCATTCTGACCGACACCGAAGCGTCGCTGGTCCGCCAATATGTGGCGCTGCTTGGCACCGAAGGCGTCACGCTGACGCTGACCGACGACGGCATCGACGCGATCGCGCGCACCGCCGAACAGGTCAATGACGCGGTCGAGAACATCGGCGCGCGGCGGCTGCAGACGGTGATGGAAAAGCTGCTCGAAGGCCTCAGCTTCGATGCCAGCGAGCGCGCCGGTGACGCGGTGACGATCGACGCGGCCTATGTCGAACGCGAACTCGGCGCGATCGCGCGGGATACCGATCTGTCGAAGTTCATCCTCTAG
- a CDS encoding type II toxin-antitoxin system Phd/YefM family antitoxin has product MEMSVREAKARFSAALAAAERGEPVVVTRHGKPVARIMPFVAEPTGVDWEKAARIRKELGIAPVGSDWVDDFNDPAFSRALLGLDD; this is encoded by the coding sequence ATGGAAATGTCGGTTCGGGAGGCCAAGGCCCGGTTCAGCGCCGCGCTGGCGGCAGCCGAACGCGGCGAACCGGTGGTGGTGACGCGGCATGGCAAGCCGGTGGCGCGCATCATGCCGTTCGTCGCCGAACCGACGGGCGTGGACTGGGAGAAGGCGGCGCGGATCCGCAAGGAACTGGGTATCGCACCCGTTGGCAGTGACTGGGTCGATGACTTCAACGATCCGGCGTTCAGCCGCGCATTGCTCGGGCTGGACGATTGA
- a CDS encoding response regulator transcription factor, whose translation MSRKILVVEDDRTTADYIVKGLVEAGYNVDRADNGRDGFFLASDGSYDVVVLDRMLPQLDGLAVLAALRAASIETPVIILSALGTADDRITGLTGGADDYLVKPFVFAELLARLQRLARRGNAPAAVETRLVCADLELDLLARRVKRGSMTVALQPLEFRLLEFLMRHPDQVVTRTMVLEGVWDYHFDPGTNIIDVHVSRLRRKIDAGFDKPLLHTVRGAGYRFGPEV comes from the coding sequence ATGAGCCGCAAGATTCTGGTTGTCGAAGACGATCGCACGACCGCCGATTACATCGTCAAGGGACTGGTCGAGGCCGGGTATAATGTCGATCGCGCCGACAATGGCCGCGACGGCTTCTTCCTCGCCAGCGACGGCAGCTATGATGTTGTCGTGCTCGATCGCATGCTGCCGCAGCTCGATGGCCTTGCCGTTCTCGCAGCGTTGCGTGCCGCCAGCATCGAAACCCCGGTCATCATCCTGTCGGCGCTGGGCACCGCCGATGATCGCATCACCGGGCTGACCGGCGGCGCCGACGATTATCTCGTCAAACCCTTCGTCTTTGCCGAACTGCTGGCGCGGCTGCAGCGGCTGGCGCGCCGCGGCAACGCCCCGGCGGCGGTCGAAACCCGGCTGGTCTGTGCCGATCTGGAACTCGACCTGCTCGCGCGCCGCGTCAAGCGCGGCAGCATGACGGTGGCGCTGCAACCGCTGGAGTTTCGCCTGCTCGAGTTCCTCATGCGCCATCCGGACCAGGTGGTAACGCGCACCATGGTGCTGGAAGGCGTCTGGGATTACCACTTCGACCCGGGCACCAACATTATCGACGTCCATGTCAGCCGGCTGCGGCGCAAGATCGACGCCGGCTTCGACAAGCCGCTGCTCCACACCGTCCGCGGCGCCGGCTATCGCTTCGGGCCCGAAGTCTAG
- a CDS encoding sensor histidine kinase — protein MRLLSSATARLVALIFVLQIAMTGGVLLLARNAIVQQSARDRQEIVAEVANDLRAWHARGGDAALATEITSRLDTLRGENLVLLLTAADGRVIAGNLAAWPPVVARTTNWQTIDLFRTGADRAERLGISATTLPGGSHLLTGHVIESDVRYAQVSQRVLIAAFLFTVPLALIVAAAMTRAINRRVAGIADTASAVAEGDLARRVPLDGSGDSFDRLGDGVNAMLARIQTLVEELRIVTGSLAHDLRGPIFRLTATLEEARNATDDPVATAAMERVSVEAAALQTMLATAMQIAQAEAGIGRDRFGDVDVAAMLGDIGELYGPAAEDRGITLVVTPFEGHFRLHRELVSQAIGNVIDNAMRHAAGATRITVSAILSEAALTISVADNGVGIAVADRATALRRFGRLDPSRHAPGAGLGLSLVEAVAHLHDGNLALGDNAPGLRVEMTLRTQG, from the coding sequence GTGCGGCTGTTGTCGTCCGCCACGGCGCGGCTGGTCGCGCTGATCTTCGTCCTGCAGATCGCCATGACCGGCGGCGTGCTGCTGCTGGCGCGCAACGCCATCGTCCAGCAATCGGCGCGGGACCGGCAGGAAATTGTCGCCGAAGTCGCGAACGATCTGCGCGCCTGGCATGCGCGGGGTGGTGACGCCGCACTGGCGACCGAGATCACCAGCCGGCTCGACACGTTGCGCGGCGAAAATCTCGTGCTGCTGCTGACCGCGGCCGATGGCCGGGTCATCGCCGGCAACCTTGCAGCCTGGCCGCCGGTGGTGGCCCGAACGACGAACTGGCAGACGATCGACCTGTTCCGCACCGGCGCCGACCGCGCCGAACGGCTGGGCATCAGCGCCACGACCCTGCCCGGGGGCAGCCATCTCCTGACCGGCCATGTCATCGAATCCGACGTGCGCTACGCCCAGGTCAGCCAGCGCGTGCTGATCGCCGCCTTCCTGTTCACTGTGCCACTGGCGCTGATCGTGGCGGCGGCGATGACGCGCGCCATCAACCGGCGCGTCGCCGGCATTGCCGATACGGCCAGCGCGGTGGCCGAAGGCGACCTGGCGCGCCGGGTGCCGCTCGACGGCAGCGGCGACAGCTTCGACAGGCTGGGCGACGGCGTCAACGCCATGCTGGCGCGTATCCAGACGCTGGTCGAGGAACTGCGCATCGTCACCGGCAGCCTGGCGCACGACCTGCGCGGCCCGATCTTCCGGCTGACGGCGACGCTGGAAGAGGCACGCAATGCCACCGACGACCCGGTGGCGACGGCGGCGATGGAGCGGGTGTCGGTCGAGGCCGCGGCGCTGCAGACGATGCTGGCGACGGCGATGCAGATCGCCCAGGCCGAAGCCGGCATCGGCCGCGATCGCTTCGGCGATGTCGACGTTGCGGCAATGCTCGGCGACATCGGGGAGCTTTATGGCCCGGCGGCAGAGGATCGCGGCATCACCCTGGTGGTGACGCCGTTCGAGGGCCATTTCCGCCTGCACCGCGAACTGGTCAGCCAGGCGATCGGCAACGTCATCGACAATGCCATGCGCCATGCCGCCGGGGCGACGCGGATCACCGTGTCGGCGATCCTGTCGGAAGCGGCGCTGACCATATCGGTTGCCGACAATGGCGTGGGCATCGCCGTCGCCGACCGCGCCACGGCGCTGCGCCGTTTCGGCCGGCTCGACCCCAGCCGCCATGCGCCGGGGGCCGGGCTGGGCCTGTCCCTCGTCGAAGCGGTGGCGCATCTTCACGACGGAAACCTGGCGCTGGGCGACAATGCACCCGGGCTGCGCGTCGAAATGACCTTGCGAACCCAGGGCTGA
- a CDS encoding type II toxin-antitoxin system VapC family toxin: MTLLLDTHVVIWAATDEAELTPGERNAISAAGVPVVSAVAVWETRLKWNSFHPSGQRKGVIAPEMLLRFVDVIGWTILPLSARHAATQLQVPMAHRDPFDELLLVQAQVEGLRLLTRDSALRGHPLALFA, translated from the coding sequence TTGACGCTGCTCCTCGACACGCATGTCGTCATCTGGGCCGCGACCGACGAAGCCGAGCTGACCCCGGGCGAACGCAATGCGATATCGGCCGCCGGCGTGCCCGTGGTGTCGGCAGTCGCGGTGTGGGAAACGCGATTGAAGTGGAACAGCTTTCACCCGTCCGGCCAACGCAAGGGCGTGATCGCGCCGGAGATGCTGCTGCGCTTCGTCGATGTCATCGGCTGGACGATCTTGCCGCTGTCCGCTCGCCACGCAGCAACGCAGTTGCAGGTTCCCATGGCCCACCGCGACCCGTTCGACGAGCTGCTGCTGGTGCAGGCGCAGGTCGAGGGCCTGCGATTGCTGACTCGCGATTCGGCGTTGCGTGGCCATCCGCTGGCGCTGTTTGCCTGA